The DNA sequence GGTTGGTGCTACCACTCCTCTAGTGCCCTTTCGCATCGTGCTTTCCCCCTGCGGCAGCGCGGTCACCGCGGTGAAGGTGGGATTCGTTGGTATTGCCGATAGCGTCAATACCGACCTGTTAAAACTTGACGGCGGTCCGTCAGCTGCGGCGGGCATGGGCGTGCAGATCCTTGACGCGCAGCAGAGGATGCTGCCGCTTAATGCTGCATCACCGGCCATTTCCTGGACGACGCTGACCCCCAGCCAGACCAATACGCTGAACTTTTATGCCCGTCTGATGGCCACTCAGGTACCGGTTACCGCCGGGCTCGTTAATGCAACCGCAACGTTCACGCTTGAATTTCAGTAACCGGAGGCGCTGATGAAATCGACCCATGCCGGATGGCTGCTGGCTGCAATACTGGCGGCGTCCTCCCCGACGCTGCAGGCCGCCGACGTCACCATTACCGTTAACGGAAAAGTGGTCGCCAAACCCTGTACCGTTTCCACCCCCAATGCCACCGTCGAGCTAGGCGATCTCTACACCTTTAACCTGATATCAGCCGGATCTTCTTCATCCTGGCACAGCGTGGTGCTCAACCTGAGCAACTGTCCGATCGGCACATCACGGGTTACCGCCACCTTCAGCGGTACGGCGGATGCCACCGGTTACTACAGAAACCAGGGTACCGCCGGAAATATCCAGCTGGAGCTGCAGGATACCAACGGTACCACGCTGAACAACGGCGCCAAAAAAGAAGTACAGGTTGATGACACCACCCAGGCCGTCAGCTTTCCGCTACGGGTCAGGGCGCTGACGGTTAACGGCGGTGCCACCCAGGGAACGATTCTGGCGGTGATAAACATCACCTACACCTACGCCTGAGCCTGGAGAACAGAGTAATGAAAAAAATGCTAACCCTGCTGATCGCGCTGCTGCTGGCTGGCTGGTCGCTCAACGCCTGGTCATTCGCCTGCAGAACCGCCTCCGGGGTCACAATCCCTATCGGCGGCGGCTCGGCGAACGTTTACGTGAATCTCGCCCCGGCGGTCAGCGTCGGACAGAACCTGGTCGTCGATCTCTCGACGCAGATTTTTTGCCATAACGATTTTCCGGAAACCATGATTGACTACGTGACGTTACAGCGCGGTTCGGCATATGGCGGCGTGCTGTCGAGCTTTTCCGGCACCGTCAGGTACAACGGCGCCAGCTACCCGTTTCCCACCACCAGCGAAACGGCGCGGATGACGTATAATTCCATTATCGACAGACCCTGGCCTACCGTCCTCTACTTGACCCCCATCAGTAGCGCTGGCGGGGTCGCCATTTCCGCCGGTTCGTTAATCGCCGTGCTGATCCTGCGCCAGACAAACAACATAGATAACGATGACTTTCAGTTC is a window from the Klebsiella oxytoca genome containing:
- a CDS encoding fimbrial protein, encoding MKSTHAGWLLAAILAASSPTLQAADVTITVNGKVVAKPCTVSTPNATVELGDLYTFNLISAGSSSSWHSVVLNLSNCPIGTSRVTATFSGTADATGYYRNQGTAGNIQLELQDTNGTTLNNGAKKEVQVDDTTQAVSFPLRVRALTVNGGATQGTILAVINITYTYA
- a CDS encoding fimbrial protein, producing the protein MKKMLTLLIALLLAGWSLNAWSFACRTASGVTIPIGGGSANVYVNLAPAVSVGQNLVVDLSTQIFCHNDFPETMIDYVTLQRGSAYGGVLSSFSGTVRYNGASYPFPTTSETARMTYNSIIDRPWPTVLYLTPISSAGGVAISAGSLIAVLILRQTNNIDNDDFQFVWNIYANNDVVVPTGGCDVSARNVTVTLPEYPASAAIPLTVYCAQSQKLGYYLSGTTEDAGNSIFTNTATASPAKGIGIQLTRNNSIVPTNSLVSLGSVGSSAVSLGLTANYARTSGQVTAGNVQSIIGVTFVYE
- a CDS encoding fimbrial protein; this translates as MKKNLYLLSALLSLAVTDAYAADSTITINGYVRDNACAVAGESKEFTVDLMNNAAKQFHAVGATTPLVPFRIVLSPCGSAVTAVKVGFVGIADSVNTDLLKLDGGPSAAAGMGVQILDAQQRMLPLNAASPAISWTTLTPSQTNTLNFYARLMATQVPVTAGLVNATATFTLEFQ